A window of the Phragmites australis chromosome 20, lpPhrAust1.1, whole genome shotgun sequence genome harbors these coding sequences:
- the LOC133901692 gene encoding protein ACTIVITY OF BC1 COMPLEX KINASE 7, chloroplastic-like isoform X1, translated as MRADVRLWRWWVPERVEARGEAEALGMRAGVAMEMVGTRREGDWRGSGSRNGNACHFALNPNLISNIGHLDFTLHVSNYHCKSSKAYWQSWRLSSQKWNGLWNRLFQALAKILQAGWVAFAQELLDLKQRRAGGSEQANDARESTISMPYRIQRIEDFVGQLESGDLKLRVRVLESERAARKAKVLQMATMYTALGGTLLNVGVTMNSQGNQTIANGSFIGAGIFLALLIRSMQRVKKLDKFETMI; from the exons ATGAGAGCCGACGTGAGGCTGTGGAGATGGTGGGTGCCAGAAAGGGTGGAGGCTAGAGGGGAAGCGGAAGCGCTTGGAATGAGAGCCGGCGTGGCTATGGAGATGGTGGGCACCAGAAGGGAAGGAGACTGGAGAGGAAGCGGAAGCAGAAATGGAAATGCTTGCCATTTCGCCCTGAATCCGAACCTCATCTCGAACATTGGACATTTGGACTTTACCCTACATGTATCAAATTACCACTGCAAATCCAGCAAAGCGTACTGGCAAAGCTGGAGACTAAGCAGCCAAAAATGGAATGGACTTTGGAACAGGTTATTCCAAGCGTTAGCCAAAATTCTGCAAGCTGGTTGGGTTGCATTTGCCCAG GAACTGTTAGACTTGAAACAGAGACGAGCAGGTGGATCTGAGCAGGCAAATGAT GCTCGTGAGTCTACTATATCAATGCCTTACAGAATACAACGAATTGAGGATTTTGTTGGGCAACTCGAGTCCGGTGATCTGAAACTCAGGGTCAGAGTACTTGAG TCAGAACGAGCTGCTCGGAAAGCTAAGGTACTTCAGATGGCAACCATGTATACAGCCTTGGGTGGTACTCTCTTGAATGTCGGGGTCACAATGAATAGCCAAGGGAACCAAACAATCGCAAATGGTTCTTTCATTGGTGCAG GCATTTTTTTGGCATTACTGATCAGATCTATGCAAAGAGTGAAGAAACTTGACAAATTCGAGACCATGATATGA
- the LOC133901692 gene encoding protein ACTIVITY OF BC1 COMPLEX KINASE 7, chloroplastic-like isoform X2 yields the protein MAPYAQELLDLKQRRAGGSEQANDARESTISMPYRIQRIEDFVGQLESGDLKLRVRVLESERAARKAKVLQMATMYTALGGTLLNVGVTMNSQGNQTIANGSFIGAGIFLALLIRSMQRVKKLDKFETMI from the exons GAACTGTTAGACTTGAAACAGAGACGAGCAGGTGGATCTGAGCAGGCAAATGAT GCTCGTGAGTCTACTATATCAATGCCTTACAGAATACAACGAATTGAGGATTTTGTTGGGCAACTCGAGTCCGGTGATCTGAAACTCAGGGTCAGAGTACTTGAG TCAGAACGAGCTGCTCGGAAAGCTAAGGTACTTCAGATGGCAACCATGTATACAGCCTTGGGTGGTACTCTCTTGAATGTCGGGGTCACAATGAATAGCCAAGGGAACCAAACAATCGCAAATGGTTCTTTCATTGGTGCAG GCATTTTTTTGGCATTACTGATCAGATCTATGCAAAGAGTGAAGAAACTTGACAAATTCGAGACCATGATATGA